In Streptomyces sp. NBC_00433, a single genomic region encodes these proteins:
- a CDS encoding RNA methyltransferase — protein sequence MAEPVAVADPDDPRLYDYTALTDVELRRRREPAEGLFIAEGQKVVRRALRAGYAMRSMLLTEKWADALRDVIDEVPAPVYVVSDELAERVTGYHVHRGALAAMQRRTLPDAADVLAGARRVVVMEAVNDHTNIGAIFRSAAALGMDAVLLSPDCADPLYRRSVKVSMGAVFSVPYARLAAWPRDLYGTVKEAGFRLLALTPAAEATALPDLAAHEIPRLALLLGAEGPGLSPKALAAADTLVRIPMSHDIDSLNVGAAAAVAFYAVSGRPPA from the coding sequence GTGGCTGAGCCGGTCGCGGTCGCCGATCCGGACGACCCGCGGCTGTACGACTACACCGCGCTCACCGACGTGGAATTGCGCCGCCGCCGCGAACCGGCGGAGGGCCTCTTCATCGCCGAGGGGCAGAAGGTCGTCAGGCGCGCGCTGCGGGCCGGTTACGCGATGCGCTCGATGCTGCTCACCGAGAAGTGGGCGGACGCGCTGCGGGACGTGATCGACGAGGTGCCCGCGCCGGTCTACGTGGTCAGCGACGAGCTGGCGGAGCGCGTCACCGGCTACCACGTGCACCGCGGCGCGCTCGCCGCGATGCAGCGCAGGACGCTGCCGGACGCGGCCGACGTGCTGGCCGGCGCCCGCCGGGTGGTGGTCATGGAGGCGGTCAACGACCACACCAACATCGGGGCGATCTTCCGCAGCGCCGCCGCGCTCGGCATGGACGCCGTGCTGCTGTCGCCGGACTGCGCCGACCCGCTCTACCGCCGCTCGGTGAAGGTCTCGATGGGCGCGGTCTTCTCCGTGCCCTACGCCCGGCTCGCCGCCTGGCCGCGCGACCTCTACGGGACGGTGAAGGAGGCCGGCTTCCGGCTGCTCGCGCTGACCCCGGCGGCGGAGGCGACCGCGCTGCCCGACCTCGCCGCGCACGAGATCCCGCGGCTGGCACTGCTGCTGGGCGCGGAAGGACCGGGCCTGAGCCCGAAGGCGCTCGCCGCCGCCGACACCCTGGTCCGCATCCCGATGTCGCACGACATCGACTCGCTGAACGTGGGCGCGGCGGCGGCGGTCGCCTTCTACGCGGTCTCCGGCCGCCCGCCGGCCTAG
- a CDS encoding acyl-CoA/acyl-ACP dehydrogenase, translating to MTSPAIPDLLYSDVEDDLRAAVRAVLADRCGHAAVLGRIESAEPYDPALWRLLAAELGLAGLLVPEKLGGQGASAREAAVVLEELGGAVAPVPFLGSAVLATTALLGCDTADPATAALLGRLAAGEARAALAVPLSAAPGDGFPATVRADAGGRLTGAVTSVADALTAGVLVVPALGPEGPGLYEVAAAQAASERPVSLDLTRPLADLRFDAAAGRLLAGGDSAVAALERALLTGAGLLASEQLGLAQWCLDETVRYLGQRRQFGRVVGSFQALKHRLADLWLDVVSARAAARNAAGVLAAWPSDPAEVSLAVALAQAYVSPVAVRAAEEAVQLHGGIGMTWEHPVHLYLKRAKADEIALGTPGRHRRALAVPVDLPPAA from the coding sequence ATGACCTCCCCCGCCATTCCCGACCTGCTCTACTCCGACGTCGAGGACGACCTGCGCGCCGCGGTCCGCGCGGTGCTCGCCGACCGTTGCGGACATGCCGCCGTGCTGGGCCGGATCGAGTCCGCGGAGCCGTACGATCCGGCGCTGTGGCGGCTGCTGGCCGCGGAGTTGGGCCTCGCCGGGCTGCTGGTGCCGGAGAAGCTGGGCGGCCAGGGCGCCTCGGCCCGCGAAGCCGCCGTGGTTCTTGAGGAGTTGGGCGGTGCGGTCGCGCCCGTGCCCTTCCTGGGCAGCGCGGTGCTCGCGACCACCGCGCTGCTGGGCTGCGACACCGCGGACCCGGCGACGGCCGCGCTGCTCGGCCGGCTCGCTGCGGGCGAGGCGAGGGCCGCGCTCGCGGTGCCGCTGTCGGCGGCGCCCGGTGACGGCTTCCCCGCGACCGTACGCGCGGACGCGGGCGGGCGGCTGACGGGCGCGGTGACCAGCGTCGCGGACGCGCTCACCGCCGGGGTGCTGGTCGTACCCGCGCTCGGCCCGGAGGGTCCAGGACTCTACGAAGTGGCCGCGGCGCAGGCGGCGTCGGAGCGGCCGGTGTCGTTGGACCTGACGCGGCCGCTCGCCGACCTGCGCTTCGACGCTGCGGCGGGGCGGCTGCTCGCCGGTGGGGACAGCGCGGTGGCGGCGCTGGAGCGTGCGCTGCTGACCGGCGCGGGGCTGCTGGCGTCCGAGCAGCTGGGCCTGGCCCAGTGGTGCCTGGACGAGACGGTCCGCTACCTGGGGCAGCGGCGGCAGTTCGGCCGGGTCGTGGGGTCGTTCCAGGCGCTCAAGCACCGGCTGGCCGACCTGTGGCTCGACGTGGTCTCGGCGCGGGCCGCGGCGCGCAACGCGGCGGGTGTGCTGGCGGCCTGGCCGTCCGACCCGGCCGAGGTGTCGCTCGCGGTGGCCCTCGCGCAGGCGTACGTCTCCCCCGTCGCGGTGCGCGCGGCGGAGGAGGCGGTGCAGTTGCACGGCGGCATCGGCATGACGTGGGAGCACCCGGTGCACCTGTATCTCAAGCGCGCCAAGGCCGATGAGATCGCGCTCGGCACTCCGGGAAGGCACCGGCGCGCGCTGGCGGTGCCGGTGGATCTGCCGCCGGCCGCCTGA
- a CDS encoding acyl-CoA dehydrogenase family protein, producing MGSVSAADVRGRVEALLAGWDPGAEPGEFLRARFDAGLAWVHFPVGLGGLDAPRALQAVVNAELGAAGAPDNDPRRIGIGLGMAAPTILAYGTPEQKARFLRPLWTGEEVWCQLFSEPGAGSDLAGLGTRAVRDGDGWVVDGQKVWTSSAHTARWAILIARTDPDVPKHRGITYFVCDMTDPGVEVRPLRQITGEAEFNEVFLTGVRIPDAHRLGAVGDGWRVAQATLMNERVAIGGGASVPRESGMIGPVAATWRERPELRTPELHDRLLRLWVDSEVARLTAERVRQQMAAGTPGPEGSGLKLSLARLNQQLSGLEVELLGEQGLRYGDWSMVRPQSVDFYGRDAGYRYLRAKGNSIEGGTSEILRNIVAERVLGLPAEPRNDKDAAWKDLPR from the coding sequence ATGGGAAGCGTAAGCGCAGCGGATGTGCGGGGGCGGGTGGAGGCGCTGCTCGCGGGGTGGGACCCGGGGGCGGAGCCGGGGGAATTCCTGCGGGCCCGGTTCGACGCGGGGCTCGCTTGGGTGCACTTTCCCGTGGGGCTCGGGGGGCTGGACGCACCGCGGGCGTTGCAGGCGGTGGTGAATGCGGAGCTGGGCGCGGCCGGGGCGCCGGACAACGACCCGCGGCGTATCGGCATCGGCCTCGGGATGGCCGCGCCGACGATCCTGGCGTACGGCACCCCCGAGCAGAAGGCGCGCTTCCTGCGGCCCCTGTGGACCGGCGAGGAGGTCTGGTGCCAGCTCTTCAGCGAGCCCGGCGCCGGCTCGGATCTGGCGGGGCTGGGCACGCGGGCGGTGCGCGACGGGGACGGCTGGGTCGTGGACGGCCAGAAGGTGTGGACGTCGAGCGCCCACACCGCGCGCTGGGCGATCCTGATCGCCCGCACCGACCCGGACGTGCCCAAGCACCGCGGCATCACCTACTTCGTGTGCGACATGACCGACCCCGGCGTCGAGGTCAGGCCGCTGCGGCAGATCACCGGTGAGGCCGAGTTCAACGAGGTCTTCCTGACCGGGGTGCGGATCCCGGACGCGCACCGGCTCGGCGCGGTCGGCGACGGCTGGCGGGTGGCGCAGGCGACGCTGATGAACGAGCGGGTCGCGATCGGCGGCGGCGCGTCCGTGCCGCGGGAGAGCGGCATGATCGGCCCGGTGGCCGCGACCTGGCGCGAGCGGCCCGAGCTGCGCACCCCCGAGCTGCACGACCGGCTGCTGCGGCTGTGGGTGGATTCCGAGGTGGCCAGGCTGACCGCCGAGCGGGTGCGGCAGCAGATGGCGGCGGGCACGCCCGGTCCGGAGGGCTCGGGGCTGAAGCTGTCGCTGGCCCGGCTGAACCAGCAGCTCAGCGGCCTTGAGGTGGAGCTGCTCGGCGAGCAGGGGCTGCGCTACGGCGACTGGTCGATGGTCCGGCCGCAGAGCGTGGACTTCTACGGGCGCGACGCGGGCTACCGCTATCTGCGGGCGAAGGGCAACTCGATCGAGGGCGGTACGTCCGAGATCCTGCGCAACATCGTGGCCGAGCGGGTGCTCGGGCTGCCCGCGGAACCACGCAACGACAAGGACGCCGCCTGGAAGGACCTGCCCCGATGA